A region from the Dendropsophus ebraccatus isolate aDenEbr1 chromosome 1, aDenEbr1.pat, whole genome shotgun sequence genome encodes:
- the KIF23 gene encoding kinesin-like protein KIF23 isoform X7, whose amino-acid sequence MVQLRAISTLSRSKPPRRAPPKKPSNSGQKDPVGVYCRVRPLSPADQECCIEVINETTVQLHPPDGCRVNRNGEYKETQYSFKQVFGTLVTQKDLFDVVAKPLVEDLIRGKNGLLFTYGVTGSGKTYTMTGSPGQGGLLPRCLHMIFNSISDFQAKRYVFKTDDKNGIEVQNEVDALLERQKRDAQPQAVTRTPLSRQKPEPEFADMINIEDSCKLEDVDEDSVYSVFVSYIEIYNNYIYDLLEEVPIDPIKPKPPQSKILREDQNHNMYVAGCTEVEVKTTEEAFDVFWRGQKRRRIANTQLNRESSRSHSVFIIKLAQAPLDADGDNVLQEKEQVTVSQLSLVDLAGSERTNRTKAEGSRLREAGNINQSLMTLRTCIEALRENQMCGTNKMVPYRDSKLTHLFKNYFDGEGKVRMIVCVNPKADDHEESLQVMRFAEMTQEVEVARPVDKPICGLTPGRRYRNQAFKDELKLRLEERGGPVNGEPEEQAVIEMLIQSFPPIPSCELLDANDDQTLPRLIDTLEKRRRIRQIMAEEFNKSVTSFRAMLQDLNGVVAAKENIAQGRMSEKERTIMSQKSEIERLEKKIKTLEYKIDILEKTTSIYEDEKRTLQQDLESHQQKLQRHLSDKRRLEARLQGMVSENTMKWEKECERRVAAKQLEMQNKLWVKDEKLKQLKAIVTESKSDRPERPSREKDREQPKVPIRSLSPSPVPNVPPVHNRHRRSRSAGAERWVDHKPTGSVETETVMQPHVPNSIKVSVASEKALSRCDKYMLTHQQLASDGEIETKLIKGDVFRTRGGGQSVQFTDIETLRQESPPGSSRKRRSSGSNQPPLVENTDSEWTDVETRCSMAVEMRAGSNLGPGYQHHAVPKRRKP is encoded by the exons TCGATCCAAACCTCCCCGGAGGGCACCGCCCAAGAAGCCTTCTAACAGTGGACAGAAGGACCCAGTTGGT GTTTACTGCAGGGTGCGTCCTCTCAGTCCTGCAGACCAGGAGTGCTGCATTGAAGTGATAAATGAGACCACAGTGCAGCTGCACCCCCCAGATGGTTGTAGAGTCAACAGAAATGGAGAATATAAAGAG ACCCAGTATTCATTCAAACAAGTTTTTGGAACGCTGGTGACACAAAAAGACCTTTTTGATGTTGTTGCTAAGCCTCTGGTGGAAGATCTAATTCGTGGTAAAAATG GATTACTTTTCACGTATGGGGTGACTGGAAGTGGAAAAACTTATACCATGACGGGGTCTCCAGGACAGGGAGGACTACTTCCCCGGTGTCTCCACATGATCTTCAACAGCATCAGTGATTTCCAGGCTAAGAGATAT GTTTTTAAGACTGATGATAAAAATGGTATAGAAGTGCAGAATGAGGTGGACGCCTTATTGGAGCGTCAAAAGAGAGATGCTCAGCCTCAGGCAGTCACAAGGACTCCGTTAAGCAG ACAGAAACCAGAACCTGAATTTGCTGATATGATAAATATTGAAGATAGCTGCAAATTAGAAGATGTAGATGAAGACAGCGTATACAGCGTCTTTGTGTCGTATATTGAAATCTACAATAATTACATCTATGATCTTCTAGAGGAAGTTCCTATAGATCCCATTAAACCAAa ACCGCCACAGTCTAAGATATTGCGTGAAGACCAGAACCACAACATGTATGTTGCTGGGTGCACAGAAGTTGAAGTTAAAACAACAGAAGAGGCCTTCGATGTCTTCTGGAGAG gtcaaaaaagaagaagaattgcAAACACTCAGTTAAACCGTGAGTCCAGCCGCTCCCACAGTGTGTTTATAATAAAGTTGGCGCAGGCTCCACTTGATGCTGATGGAGACAATGTTTTGCAG GAAAAGGAGCAAGTAACAGTGAGCCAACTCTCACTTGTGGATTTGGCTGGGAGTGAGAGGACAAACCGCACGAAAGCTGAGGGCAGCAGACTACGTGAAGCAG GAAATATAAACCAATCCCTTATGACCTTAAGGACTTGTATCGAGGCTCTGCGAGAGAACCAAATGTGTGGAACCAATAAG ATGGTCCCCTATAGAGACTCAAAGTTGACTCATCTCTTCAAGAACTATTTTGATGGAGAAGGGAAGGTTCGAATGATAgtttgtgttaatcccaaagctgATGACCATGAAGAAAGTTTG CAAGTTATGCGCTTCGCCGAAATGACCCAGGAAGTTGAGGTTGCTCGGCCTGTAGACAAACCAATCTGTGGCCTCACTCCAGGACGTCGGTACAGGAACCAGGCATTCAAAGATGAGCTTAAGCTTAGGCTGGAGGAGCGTGGTGGTCCAGTCAATGGAG AACCTGAGGAGCAGGCGGTAATAGAGATGCTAATTCAAAGCTTCCCTCCTATTCCGTCTTGCGAGCTTCTGGATGCCAACGACGACCAAACTCTTCCAAGGCTCATTGATACCCTTGAGAAACGACGCCGGATTCGTCAAATAATGGCTGAAGAATTCAACAAAAGTG TTACCTCCTTCAGAGCTATGCTTCAAGACCTTAATGGTGTAGTGGCGGCAAAGGAGAATATAGCCCAAGGAAGAATGTCTGAGAAGGAGAGGACTATAATGTCTCAGAAGAGTGAGATAGAACGGCTAGAAAAGAAAATCAAAACTCTGGAGTACAAA ATTGACATTTTGGAGAAGACAACCTCAATTTATGAAGATGAAAAGCGCACTTTACAACAAGACCTCGAGTCGCACCAGCAGAAGTTGCAGCGTCACTTGTCTGATAAGAGGCGGCTAGAAGCACGGTTGCAAGGCATGGTGTCGGAGAATACCATGAAATGGGAGAAGGAATGT GAACGTCGTGTGGCCGCCAAACAGCTAGAGATGCAGAATAAGCTGTGGGTGAAAGATGAAAAGTTAAAACAGCTTAAAGCAATTGTAACAGAATCTAAAAGCGACAGACCAGAAAGACCATCAAGAGAGAAGGACAGAGAGCAGCCGAAGGTTCCCATCAGATCCCTCTCTCCTTCACCTGTACCT AACGTTCCCCCAGTGCACAACAGACACCGCCGCTCTCGCTCAGCGGGGGCAGAGAGATGGGTAGACCATAAGCCAACCGGTAGTGTGGAGACGGAGACGGTCATGCAGCCTCATGTCCCCAACTCCATCAAAGTATCTGTTGCCAGTGAAAAGGCGCTGTCAAGGTGTGATAAGTACATGCTGACACACCAGCAGCTGGCCTCGGATGGGGAGATTGAGACTAAACTCATTAAG GGTGATGTGTTCCGGACTCGAGGGGGAGGTCAGTCTGTACAGTTCACTGACATTGAAACACTCCGGCAAGAATCCCCTCCAGGCAGCAG CCGCAAGCGCAGATCTTCTGGATCTAATCAGCCCCCACTGGTCGAGAACACAGATTCTGAGTGGACAGATGTTGAAACCAGA TGTTCGATGGCAGTGGAAATGAGAGCTGGATCCAATTTGGGACCTGGGTACCAACATCATGCTGTTCCTAA GCGCCGAAAACCTTGA
- the KIF23 gene encoding kinesin-like protein KIF23 isoform X4: MVQLRAISTLSRSKPPRRAPPKKPSNSGQKDPVGVYCRVRPLSPADQECCIEVINETTVQLHPPDGCRVNRNGEYKETQYSFKQVFGTLVTQKDLFDVVAKPLVEDLIRGKNGLLFTYGVTGSGKTYTMTGSPGQGGLLPRCLHMIFNSISDFQAKRYVFKTDDKNGIEVQNEVDALLERQKRDAQPQAVTRTPLSRQKPEPEFADMINIEDSCKLEDVDEDSVYSVFVSYIEIYNNYIYDLLEEVPIDPIKPKWNTPGKNAEFIPPQSKILREDQNHNMYVAGCTEVEVKTTEEAFDVFWRGQKRRRIANTQLNRESSRSHSVFIIKLAQAPLDADGDNVLQEKEQVTVSQLSLVDLAGSERTNRTKAEGSRLREAGNINQSLMTLRTCIEALRENQMCGTNKMVPYRDSKLTHLFKNYFDGEGKVRMIVCVNPKADDHEESLQVMRFAEMTQEVEVARPVDKPICGLTPGRRYRNQAFKDELKLRLEERGGPVNGEPEEQAVIEMLIQSFPPIPSCELLDANDDQTLPRLIDTLEKRRRIRQIMAEEFNKSVTSFRAMLQDLNGVVAAKENIAQGRMSEKERTIMSQKSEIERLEKKIKTLEYKIDILEKTTSIYEDEKRTLQQDLESHQQKLQRHLSDKRRLEARLQGMVSENTMKWEKECERRVAAKQLEMQNKLWVKDEKLKQLKAIVTESKSDRPERPSREKDREQPKVPIRSLSPSPVPLHRRSNSCSSISVASCVSQWEQKTPQRKPERKMGPHCRRWEPESARKCNAAENRTGYQATIVQAELEEDQCLRNVPPVHNRHRRSRSAGAERWVDHKPTGSVETETVMQPHVPNSIKVSVASEKALSRCDKYMLTHQQLASDGEIETKLIKGDVFRTRGGGQSVQFTDIETLRQESPPGSSRKRRSSGSNQPPLVENTDSEWTDVETRCSMAVEMRAGSNLGPGYQHHAVPKRRKP, encoded by the exons TCGATCCAAACCTCCCCGGAGGGCACCGCCCAAGAAGCCTTCTAACAGTGGACAGAAGGACCCAGTTGGT GTTTACTGCAGGGTGCGTCCTCTCAGTCCTGCAGACCAGGAGTGCTGCATTGAAGTGATAAATGAGACCACAGTGCAGCTGCACCCCCCAGATGGTTGTAGAGTCAACAGAAATGGAGAATATAAAGAG ACCCAGTATTCATTCAAACAAGTTTTTGGAACGCTGGTGACACAAAAAGACCTTTTTGATGTTGTTGCTAAGCCTCTGGTGGAAGATCTAATTCGTGGTAAAAATG GATTACTTTTCACGTATGGGGTGACTGGAAGTGGAAAAACTTATACCATGACGGGGTCTCCAGGACAGGGAGGACTACTTCCCCGGTGTCTCCACATGATCTTCAACAGCATCAGTGATTTCCAGGCTAAGAGATAT GTTTTTAAGACTGATGATAAAAATGGTATAGAAGTGCAGAATGAGGTGGACGCCTTATTGGAGCGTCAAAAGAGAGATGCTCAGCCTCAGGCAGTCACAAGGACTCCGTTAAGCAG ACAGAAACCAGAACCTGAATTTGCTGATATGATAAATATTGAAGATAGCTGCAAATTAGAAGATGTAGATGAAGACAGCGTATACAGCGTCTTTGTGTCGTATATTGAAATCTACAATAATTACATCTATGATCTTCTAGAGGAAGTTCCTATAGATCCCATTAAACCAAa GTGGAACACGCCGGGAAAGAATGCAGAGTTTAT ACCGCCACAGTCTAAGATATTGCGTGAAGACCAGAACCACAACATGTATGTTGCTGGGTGCACAGAAGTTGAAGTTAAAACAACAGAAGAGGCCTTCGATGTCTTCTGGAGAG gtcaaaaaagaagaagaattgcAAACACTCAGTTAAACCGTGAGTCCAGCCGCTCCCACAGTGTGTTTATAATAAAGTTGGCGCAGGCTCCACTTGATGCTGATGGAGACAATGTTTTGCAG GAAAAGGAGCAAGTAACAGTGAGCCAACTCTCACTTGTGGATTTGGCTGGGAGTGAGAGGACAAACCGCACGAAAGCTGAGGGCAGCAGACTACGTGAAGCAG GAAATATAAACCAATCCCTTATGACCTTAAGGACTTGTATCGAGGCTCTGCGAGAGAACCAAATGTGTGGAACCAATAAG ATGGTCCCCTATAGAGACTCAAAGTTGACTCATCTCTTCAAGAACTATTTTGATGGAGAAGGGAAGGTTCGAATGATAgtttgtgttaatcccaaagctgATGACCATGAAGAAAGTTTG CAAGTTATGCGCTTCGCCGAAATGACCCAGGAAGTTGAGGTTGCTCGGCCTGTAGACAAACCAATCTGTGGCCTCACTCCAGGACGTCGGTACAGGAACCAGGCATTCAAAGATGAGCTTAAGCTTAGGCTGGAGGAGCGTGGTGGTCCAGTCAATGGAG AACCTGAGGAGCAGGCGGTAATAGAGATGCTAATTCAAAGCTTCCCTCCTATTCCGTCTTGCGAGCTTCTGGATGCCAACGACGACCAAACTCTTCCAAGGCTCATTGATACCCTTGAGAAACGACGCCGGATTCGTCAAATAATGGCTGAAGAATTCAACAAAAGTG TTACCTCCTTCAGAGCTATGCTTCAAGACCTTAATGGTGTAGTGGCGGCAAAGGAGAATATAGCCCAAGGAAGAATGTCTGAGAAGGAGAGGACTATAATGTCTCAGAAGAGTGAGATAGAACGGCTAGAAAAGAAAATCAAAACTCTGGAGTACAAA ATTGACATTTTGGAGAAGACAACCTCAATTTATGAAGATGAAAAGCGCACTTTACAACAAGACCTCGAGTCGCACCAGCAGAAGTTGCAGCGTCACTTGTCTGATAAGAGGCGGCTAGAAGCACGGTTGCAAGGCATGGTGTCGGAGAATACCATGAAATGGGAGAAGGAATGT GAACGTCGTGTGGCCGCCAAACAGCTAGAGATGCAGAATAAGCTGTGGGTGAAAGATGAAAAGTTAAAACAGCTTAAAGCAATTGTAACAGAATCTAAAAGCGACAGACCAGAAAGACCATCAAGAGAGAAGGACAGAGAGCAGCCGAAGGTTCCCATCAGATCCCTCTCTCCTTCACCTGTACCT CTGCACAGGCGTTCAAACTCCTGCAGCAGCATATCCGTGGCCTCCTGTGTTTCACAGTGGGAGCAGAAAACACCACAACGCAAACCAGAAAGAAAGATGGGCCCCCACTGCAGGCGGTGGGAGCCAGAGTCAGCTAGGAAGTGTAATGCAGCAGAGAACAGGACAGGTTATCAGGCAACCATCGTACAGGCAGAGCTAGAAGAGGATCAGTGTCTCAGG AACGTTCCCCCAGTGCACAACAGACACCGCCGCTCTCGCTCAGCGGGGGCAGAGAGATGGGTAGACCATAAGCCAACCGGTAGTGTGGAGACGGAGACGGTCATGCAGCCTCATGTCCCCAACTCCATCAAAGTATCTGTTGCCAGTGAAAAGGCGCTGTCAAGGTGTGATAAGTACATGCTGACACACCAGCAGCTGGCCTCGGATGGGGAGATTGAGACTAAACTCATTAAG GGTGATGTGTTCCGGACTCGAGGGGGAGGTCAGTCTGTACAGTTCACTGACATTGAAACACTCCGGCAAGAATCCCCTCCAGGCAGCAG CCGCAAGCGCAGATCTTCTGGATCTAATCAGCCCCCACTGGTCGAGAACACAGATTCTGAGTGGACAGATGTTGAAACCAGA TGTTCGATGGCAGTGGAAATGAGAGCTGGATCCAATTTGGGACCTGGGTACCAACATCATGCTGTTCCTAA GCGCCGAAAACCTTGA
- the KIF23 gene encoding kinesin-like protein KIF23 isoform X6 gives MVQLRAISTLSRSKPPRRAPPKKPSNSGQKDPVGVYCRVRPLSPADQECCIEVINETTVQLHPPDGCRVNRNGEYKETQYSFKQVFGTLVTQKDLFDVVAKPLVEDLIRGKNGLLFTYGVTGSGKTYTMTGSPGQGGLLPRCLHMIFNSISDFQAKRYVFKTDDKNGIEVQNEVDALLERQKRDAQPQAVTRTPLSRQKPEPEFADMINIEDSCKLEDVDEDSVYSVFVSYIEIYNNYIYDLLEEVPIDPIKPKWNTPGKNAEFIPPQSKILREDQNHNMYVAGCTEVEVKTTEEAFDVFWRGQKRRRIANTQLNRESSRSHSVFIIKLAQAPLDADGDNVLQEKEQVTVSQLSLVDLAGSERTNRTKAEGSRLREAGNINQSLMTLRTCIEALRENQMCGTNKMVPYRDSKLTHLFKNYFDGEGKVRMIVCVNPKADDHEESLQVMRFAEMTQEVEVARPVDKPICGLTPGRRYRNQAFKDELKLRLEERGGPVNGEPEEQAVIEMLIQSFPPIPSCELLDANDDQTLPRLIDTLEKRRRIRQIMAEEFNKSVTSFRAMLQDLNGVVAAKENIAQGRMSEKERTIMSQKSEIERLEKKIKTLEYKIDILEKTTSIYEDEKRTLQQDLESHQQKLQRHLSDKRRLEARLQGMVSENTMKWEKECERRVAAKQLEMQNKLWVKDEKLKQLKAIVTESKSDRPERPSREKDREQPKVPIRSLSPSPVPNVPPVHNRHRRSRSAGAERWVDHKPTGSVETETVMQPHVPNSIKVSVASEKALSRCDKYMLTHQQLASDGEIETKLIKGDVFRTRGGGQSVQFTDIETLRQESPPGSSRKRRSSGSNQPPLVENTDSEWTDVETRCSMAVEMRAGSNLGPGYQHHAVPKRRKP, from the exons TCGATCCAAACCTCCCCGGAGGGCACCGCCCAAGAAGCCTTCTAACAGTGGACAGAAGGACCCAGTTGGT GTTTACTGCAGGGTGCGTCCTCTCAGTCCTGCAGACCAGGAGTGCTGCATTGAAGTGATAAATGAGACCACAGTGCAGCTGCACCCCCCAGATGGTTGTAGAGTCAACAGAAATGGAGAATATAAAGAG ACCCAGTATTCATTCAAACAAGTTTTTGGAACGCTGGTGACACAAAAAGACCTTTTTGATGTTGTTGCTAAGCCTCTGGTGGAAGATCTAATTCGTGGTAAAAATG GATTACTTTTCACGTATGGGGTGACTGGAAGTGGAAAAACTTATACCATGACGGGGTCTCCAGGACAGGGAGGACTACTTCCCCGGTGTCTCCACATGATCTTCAACAGCATCAGTGATTTCCAGGCTAAGAGATAT GTTTTTAAGACTGATGATAAAAATGGTATAGAAGTGCAGAATGAGGTGGACGCCTTATTGGAGCGTCAAAAGAGAGATGCTCAGCCTCAGGCAGTCACAAGGACTCCGTTAAGCAG ACAGAAACCAGAACCTGAATTTGCTGATATGATAAATATTGAAGATAGCTGCAAATTAGAAGATGTAGATGAAGACAGCGTATACAGCGTCTTTGTGTCGTATATTGAAATCTACAATAATTACATCTATGATCTTCTAGAGGAAGTTCCTATAGATCCCATTAAACCAAa GTGGAACACGCCGGGAAAGAATGCAGAGTTTAT ACCGCCACAGTCTAAGATATTGCGTGAAGACCAGAACCACAACATGTATGTTGCTGGGTGCACAGAAGTTGAAGTTAAAACAACAGAAGAGGCCTTCGATGTCTTCTGGAGAG gtcaaaaaagaagaagaattgcAAACACTCAGTTAAACCGTGAGTCCAGCCGCTCCCACAGTGTGTTTATAATAAAGTTGGCGCAGGCTCCACTTGATGCTGATGGAGACAATGTTTTGCAG GAAAAGGAGCAAGTAACAGTGAGCCAACTCTCACTTGTGGATTTGGCTGGGAGTGAGAGGACAAACCGCACGAAAGCTGAGGGCAGCAGACTACGTGAAGCAG GAAATATAAACCAATCCCTTATGACCTTAAGGACTTGTATCGAGGCTCTGCGAGAGAACCAAATGTGTGGAACCAATAAG ATGGTCCCCTATAGAGACTCAAAGTTGACTCATCTCTTCAAGAACTATTTTGATGGAGAAGGGAAGGTTCGAATGATAgtttgtgttaatcccaaagctgATGACCATGAAGAAAGTTTG CAAGTTATGCGCTTCGCCGAAATGACCCAGGAAGTTGAGGTTGCTCGGCCTGTAGACAAACCAATCTGTGGCCTCACTCCAGGACGTCGGTACAGGAACCAGGCATTCAAAGATGAGCTTAAGCTTAGGCTGGAGGAGCGTGGTGGTCCAGTCAATGGAG AACCTGAGGAGCAGGCGGTAATAGAGATGCTAATTCAAAGCTTCCCTCCTATTCCGTCTTGCGAGCTTCTGGATGCCAACGACGACCAAACTCTTCCAAGGCTCATTGATACCCTTGAGAAACGACGCCGGATTCGTCAAATAATGGCTGAAGAATTCAACAAAAGTG TTACCTCCTTCAGAGCTATGCTTCAAGACCTTAATGGTGTAGTGGCGGCAAAGGAGAATATAGCCCAAGGAAGAATGTCTGAGAAGGAGAGGACTATAATGTCTCAGAAGAGTGAGATAGAACGGCTAGAAAAGAAAATCAAAACTCTGGAGTACAAA ATTGACATTTTGGAGAAGACAACCTCAATTTATGAAGATGAAAAGCGCACTTTACAACAAGACCTCGAGTCGCACCAGCAGAAGTTGCAGCGTCACTTGTCTGATAAGAGGCGGCTAGAAGCACGGTTGCAAGGCATGGTGTCGGAGAATACCATGAAATGGGAGAAGGAATGT GAACGTCGTGTGGCCGCCAAACAGCTAGAGATGCAGAATAAGCTGTGGGTGAAAGATGAAAAGTTAAAACAGCTTAAAGCAATTGTAACAGAATCTAAAAGCGACAGACCAGAAAGACCATCAAGAGAGAAGGACAGAGAGCAGCCGAAGGTTCCCATCAGATCCCTCTCTCCTTCACCTGTACCT AACGTTCCCCCAGTGCACAACAGACACCGCCGCTCTCGCTCAGCGGGGGCAGAGAGATGGGTAGACCATAAGCCAACCGGTAGTGTGGAGACGGAGACGGTCATGCAGCCTCATGTCCCCAACTCCATCAAAGTATCTGTTGCCAGTGAAAAGGCGCTGTCAAGGTGTGATAAGTACATGCTGACACACCAGCAGCTGGCCTCGGATGGGGAGATTGAGACTAAACTCATTAAG GGTGATGTGTTCCGGACTCGAGGGGGAGGTCAGTCTGTACAGTTCACTGACATTGAAACACTCCGGCAAGAATCCCCTCCAGGCAGCAG CCGCAAGCGCAGATCTTCTGGATCTAATCAGCCCCCACTGGTCGAGAACACAGATTCTGAGTGGACAGATGTTGAAACCAGA TGTTCGATGGCAGTGGAAATGAGAGCTGGATCCAATTTGGGACCTGGGTACCAACATCATGCTGTTCCTAA GCGCCGAAAACCTTGA
- the KIF23 gene encoding kinesin-like protein KIF23 isoform X3: MVQLRAISTLSRSKPPRRAPPKKPSNSGQKDPVGVYCRVRPLSPADQECCIEVINETTVQLHPPDGCRVNRNGEYKETQYSFKQVFGTLVTQKDLFDVVAKPLVEDLIRGKNGLLFTYGVTGSGKTYTMTGSPGQGGLLPRCLHMIFNSISDFQAKRYVFKTDDKNGIEVQNEVDALLERQKRDAQPQAVTRTPLSRQKPEPEFADMINIEDSCKLEDVDEDSVYSVFVSYIEIYNNYIYDLLEEVPIDPIKPKPPQSKILREDQNHNMYVAGCTEVEVKTTEEAFDVFWRGQKRRRIANTQLNRESSRSHSVFIIKLAQAPLDADGDNVLQEKEQVTVSQLSLVDLAGSERTNRTKAEGSRLREAGNINQSLMTLRTCIEALRENQMCGTNKMVPYRDSKLTHLFKNYFDGEGKVRMIVCVNPKADDHEESLQVMRFAEMTQEVEVARPVDKPICGLTPGRRYRNQAFKDELKLRLEERGGPVNGEPEEQAVIEMLIQSFPPIPSCELLDANDDQTLPRLIDTLEKRRRIRQIMAEEFNKSVTSFRAMLQDLNGVVAAKENIAQGRMSEKERTIMSQKSEIERLEKKIKTLEYKIDILEKTTSIYEDEKRTLQQDLESHQQKLQRHLSDKRRLEARLQGMVSENTMKWEKECERRVAAKQLEMQNKLWVKDEKLKQLKAIVTESKSDRPERPSREKDREQPKVPIRSLSPSPVPLPGNPVSQPPHIHVTPARLQLHRRSNSCSSISVASCVSQWEQKTPQRKPERKMGPHCRRWEPESARKCNAAENRTGYQATIVQAELEEDQCLRNVPPVHNRHRRSRSAGAERWVDHKPTGSVETETVMQPHVPNSIKVSVASEKALSRCDKYMLTHQQLASDGEIETKLIKGDVFRTRGGGQSVQFTDIETLRQESPPGSSRKRRSSGSNQPPLVENTDSEWTDVETRCSMAVEMRAGSNLGPGYQHHAVPKRRKP; this comes from the exons TCGATCCAAACCTCCCCGGAGGGCACCGCCCAAGAAGCCTTCTAACAGTGGACAGAAGGACCCAGTTGGT GTTTACTGCAGGGTGCGTCCTCTCAGTCCTGCAGACCAGGAGTGCTGCATTGAAGTGATAAATGAGACCACAGTGCAGCTGCACCCCCCAGATGGTTGTAGAGTCAACAGAAATGGAGAATATAAAGAG ACCCAGTATTCATTCAAACAAGTTTTTGGAACGCTGGTGACACAAAAAGACCTTTTTGATGTTGTTGCTAAGCCTCTGGTGGAAGATCTAATTCGTGGTAAAAATG GATTACTTTTCACGTATGGGGTGACTGGAAGTGGAAAAACTTATACCATGACGGGGTCTCCAGGACAGGGAGGACTACTTCCCCGGTGTCTCCACATGATCTTCAACAGCATCAGTGATTTCCAGGCTAAGAGATAT GTTTTTAAGACTGATGATAAAAATGGTATAGAAGTGCAGAATGAGGTGGACGCCTTATTGGAGCGTCAAAAGAGAGATGCTCAGCCTCAGGCAGTCACAAGGACTCCGTTAAGCAG ACAGAAACCAGAACCTGAATTTGCTGATATGATAAATATTGAAGATAGCTGCAAATTAGAAGATGTAGATGAAGACAGCGTATACAGCGTCTTTGTGTCGTATATTGAAATCTACAATAATTACATCTATGATCTTCTAGAGGAAGTTCCTATAGATCCCATTAAACCAAa ACCGCCACAGTCTAAGATATTGCGTGAAGACCAGAACCACAACATGTATGTTGCTGGGTGCACAGAAGTTGAAGTTAAAACAACAGAAGAGGCCTTCGATGTCTTCTGGAGAG gtcaaaaaagaagaagaattgcAAACACTCAGTTAAACCGTGAGTCCAGCCGCTCCCACAGTGTGTTTATAATAAAGTTGGCGCAGGCTCCACTTGATGCTGATGGAGACAATGTTTTGCAG GAAAAGGAGCAAGTAACAGTGAGCCAACTCTCACTTGTGGATTTGGCTGGGAGTGAGAGGACAAACCGCACGAAAGCTGAGGGCAGCAGACTACGTGAAGCAG GAAATATAAACCAATCCCTTATGACCTTAAGGACTTGTATCGAGGCTCTGCGAGAGAACCAAATGTGTGGAACCAATAAG ATGGTCCCCTATAGAGACTCAAAGTTGACTCATCTCTTCAAGAACTATTTTGATGGAGAAGGGAAGGTTCGAATGATAgtttgtgttaatcccaaagctgATGACCATGAAGAAAGTTTG CAAGTTATGCGCTTCGCCGAAATGACCCAGGAAGTTGAGGTTGCTCGGCCTGTAGACAAACCAATCTGTGGCCTCACTCCAGGACGTCGGTACAGGAACCAGGCATTCAAAGATGAGCTTAAGCTTAGGCTGGAGGAGCGTGGTGGTCCAGTCAATGGAG AACCTGAGGAGCAGGCGGTAATAGAGATGCTAATTCAAAGCTTCCCTCCTATTCCGTCTTGCGAGCTTCTGGATGCCAACGACGACCAAACTCTTCCAAGGCTCATTGATACCCTTGAGAAACGACGCCGGATTCGTCAAATAATGGCTGAAGAATTCAACAAAAGTG TTACCTCCTTCAGAGCTATGCTTCAAGACCTTAATGGTGTAGTGGCGGCAAAGGAGAATATAGCCCAAGGAAGAATGTCTGAGAAGGAGAGGACTATAATGTCTCAGAAGAGTGAGATAGAACGGCTAGAAAAGAAAATCAAAACTCTGGAGTACAAA ATTGACATTTTGGAGAAGACAACCTCAATTTATGAAGATGAAAAGCGCACTTTACAACAAGACCTCGAGTCGCACCAGCAGAAGTTGCAGCGTCACTTGTCTGATAAGAGGCGGCTAGAAGCACGGTTGCAAGGCATGGTGTCGGAGAATACCATGAAATGGGAGAAGGAATGT GAACGTCGTGTGGCCGCCAAACAGCTAGAGATGCAGAATAAGCTGTGGGTGAAAGATGAAAAGTTAAAACAGCTTAAAGCAATTGTAACAGAATCTAAAAGCGACAGACCAGAAAGACCATCAAGAGAGAAGGACAGAGAGCAGCCGAAGGTTCCCATCAGATCCCTCTCTCCTTCACCTGTACCT CTCCCTGGTAACCCTGTTTCTCAGCCTCCCCACATCCATGTCACCCCTGCTCGCTTACAGCTGCACAGGCGTTCAAACTCCTGCAGCAGCATATCCGTGGCCTCCTGTGTTTCACAGTGGGAGCAGAAAACACCACAACGCAAACCAGAAAGAAAGATGGGCCCCCACTGCAGGCGGTGGGAGCCAGAGTCAGCTAGGAAGTGTAATGCAGCAGAGAACAGGACAGGTTATCAGGCAACCATCGTACAGGCAGAGCTAGAAGAGGATCAGTGTCTCAGG AACGTTCCCCCAGTGCACAACAGACACCGCCGCTCTCGCTCAGCGGGGGCAGAGAGATGGGTAGACCATAAGCCAACCGGTAGTGTGGAGACGGAGACGGTCATGCAGCCTCATGTCCCCAACTCCATCAAAGTATCTGTTGCCAGTGAAAAGGCGCTGTCAAGGTGTGATAAGTACATGCTGACACACCAGCAGCTGGCCTCGGATGGGGAGATTGAGACTAAACTCATTAAG GGTGATGTGTTCCGGACTCGAGGGGGAGGTCAGTCTGTACAGTTCACTGACATTGAAACACTCCGGCAAGAATCCCCTCCAGGCAGCAG CCGCAAGCGCAGATCTTCTGGATCTAATCAGCCCCCACTGGTCGAGAACACAGATTCTGAGTGGACAGATGTTGAAACCAGA TGTTCGATGGCAGTGGAAATGAGAGCTGGATCCAATTTGGGACCTGGGTACCAACATCATGCTGTTCCTAA GCGCCGAAAACCTTGA